The following are from one region of the Pectobacterium actinidiae genome:
- the cueP gene encoding copper-binding periplasmic metallochaperone CueP: MMKIKMIVALLALTVSGSGFAAATDANAFLAKQGLAGKSVEQIVDTIDQSPQARPLPYSASITSKELKLSDGQQQYSYPLGNKFYLSFAPYLQQTHPCFNHSLSGCQGELANTAFDVKITDKAGNVIVQKTLNSHQNGFVGVWLPRNIEGTINVSYQGRVASSPFATYDDSQTCMTTLPLKERT; encoded by the coding sequence ATGATGAAGATAAAGATGATAGTAGCACTGCTCGCACTGACGGTGAGCGGCTCAGGTTTCGCCGCGGCGACTGACGCCAACGCGTTTCTGGCTAAGCAAGGTCTGGCGGGAAAAAGCGTCGAGCAGATCGTCGATACCATCGATCAATCGCCGCAGGCAAGACCGTTGCCCTACAGCGCGTCGATTACCAGCAAAGAACTGAAATTATCCGATGGGCAGCAGCAATATAGCTATCCGCTGGGGAATAAATTTTACCTCTCATTCGCCCCTTATCTTCAGCAAACCCATCCCTGCTTTAACCACAGTTTATCTGGCTGTCAGGGTGAGCTCGCCAATACCGCGTTTGACGTAAAAATTACGGATAAAGCCGGTAATGTTATTGTGCAGAAAACCCTAAACAGCCACCAAAACGGTTTTGTCGGCGTATGGTTACCGCGCAATATTGAAGGAACCATTAATGTCAGCTATCAGGGACGCGTTGCAAGCTCACCGTTTGCGACCTATGACGACAGCCAGACCTGCATGACGACATTGCCATTGAAAGAACGGACGTAA
- a CDS encoding methyltransferase, translating into MNSAEHIKSISEIMMMPLAAKALCVAAEIGVADKIGRQGATIAELAKECQANEKNLFDIIKVLEVFGFFEVKNENIIKNNARSALLMSDNISSMKHFCMLFGNEYYQGFDGLLHTSRTGESGFKQVFGLTLYEHLAHSASRAEIYDLAMRDLSRPVGYVLAKEYASLFKTIGSVVDIGGGSGVILTELIKQYHHLTGCLFDMTGVCNRSEKDIVQYYPELKERMVFTPGSFFEAIPYGYDVYLLKNILHNWNDDFCLKILKAIAQSMGNSTLLIIEPLLEHEETSPRLLMNALFQSVICQDGTRYRTLKDLEEILTLSGLNIVGSQKIATGHTVVEIKLNVVPQR; encoded by the coding sequence ATGAATTCCGCGGAGCATATTAAAAGTATTTCAGAAATCATGATGATGCCTTTGGCCGCAAAAGCATTATGCGTCGCCGCGGAAATAGGAGTGGCAGATAAAATAGGGAGGCAGGGGGCAACCATCGCTGAATTGGCAAAGGAATGCCAGGCGAATGAAAAAAACCTTTTTGATATTATCAAAGTGCTTGAGGTATTTGGTTTTTTTGAAGTTAAAAATGAAAATATTATTAAAAATAATGCACGATCAGCGCTGCTGATGTCGGATAACATCAGCTCAATGAAGCATTTCTGTATGTTGTTTGGCAATGAATACTATCAGGGATTTGATGGGCTATTGCATACCAGTCGTACAGGGGAATCGGGATTTAAGCAGGTCTTTGGGCTGACATTATATGAGCATCTGGCGCACTCTGCATCTCGAGCGGAAATTTACGATCTTGCCATGCGGGATTTATCTCGTCCGGTGGGATATGTACTGGCAAAAGAATATGCGTCTCTTTTTAAAACGATCGGTAGCGTTGTTGATATCGGTGGGGGGAGCGGCGTTATTCTGACCGAGCTTATCAAGCAGTATCATCATCTAACCGGCTGTCTTTTCGACATGACCGGTGTCTGTAACCGAAGCGAAAAGGATATCGTACAGTACTATCCTGAATTGAAAGAAAGAATGGTTTTCACTCCCGGCAGTTTCTTTGAAGCGATTCCTTATGGTTATGATGTCTATCTGCTTAAAAACATATTACATAACTGGAACGACGATTTCTGCCTGAAAATATTAAAAGCAATCGCGCAATCAATGGGGAATTCGACGCTATTAATCATCGAACCTCTGCTAGAGCATGAAGAAACCTCACCAAGACTATTAATGAATGCGCTTTTTCAATCCGTTATCTGCCAGGATGGTACGCGATACCGAACGTTGAAAGATTTGGAAGAGATTCTGACGTTAAGTGGATTAAACATCGTTGGCTCACAGAAAATAGCCACTGGTCATACGGTCGTTGAAATTAAATTAAACGTGGTGCCACAGCGTTGA